Below is a genomic region from Microbulbifer sp. ALW1.
TAAAGGACTGGAGGAAACCTGGAGCAAGACAGTATTTACACTGCAAAGCCTGAAGAAGCTGCTTTTCGGGCAGCTCTCCACCCGTAACTTGAGTGGCCCAATTACCATTGCTAAAGTGGCCGGCACTTCGGCGGATGCTGGCTGGCAGTCATTTTTATCACTGCTGGCGCTACTGAGTATCAGCCTTGGCGTATTGAACCTGCTGCCAATCCCGGTTCTCGACGGCGGGCACCTCCTCTACTACGGTATTGAGGCCATAAAGGGGTCCCCTGTGTCTGAGAAGGTACAGATGATTGGCCTGCAGGTTGGTATGGCCATGGTACTGGGGATCATGGCGCTGGCGCTGTACAACGACATATTGCGCCTCTAACTCGAAATATTGTGTCTTCGGGGCTCCACTGGTGGTGAGTCCTGAAGCCTATTGATGGTTGAACGGGCCCTTTGGCCCGGCTGGAATTGCGAATAAAAACTCGGAACTAGTAGATGAAAGATTTCCTGAAAGCGGCTTCGCTTGGTTTGGCACTGCCGATTGCTGCCTATGCCCAGTCGTTTGTAGTCAACGATATTCGCGTGGAAGGCCTGCAGCGGGTTTCGGCGGGTACTGTTTTTGCCGCATTGCCAGTGCGGGTTGGCGATCAGATTGAAAGTGTGGAAATTCAGAGTGCCACTCGCGCCCTGTTCCGCACCGGTTACTTTCAGGACATCCAGATCGGCCGTGAGAGTGGCGTGCTCGTCATCACGGTGCGCGAGCGCCCGGCGATCTCCAAAATCGAAATTACCGGTAACAAGGCGATCAAGACCGAAGATCTGCTCAAGGGCATGAACGACAACGGGCTCGCCGAAGGCCAGATTTTCAAGCGCGCCACCCTGGAAGGTTTGGCGCAGGAACTGCAGCGTCAGTATGTTGCCCAGGGTCGCTACGGCGCCAGTGTCAAAACCGAAGTCAAAGAGCTGCCGCGCAACCAGGTTGAGTTGAAGGTCGTGGTGGATGAAGGCTCGGTGGCCGCGATCAAGCACATTAATGTGGTCGGCAACAGCGCCTTTTCCGATGAGGAGCTGGGGGAAATTTTTGAACTCCAGACCACCGGCTGGCTGTCCTGGCTGAACAGCGACGACAAATACTCACGGGAAAAACTCACCGGCGACCTCGAGCGCCTGGAATCCTATTACCTCGACCGCGGTTACCTCGAGTTCAAAATCGACTCCACCCAGGTTTCCCTGAGCCCGGACAAGCAGAGTGTATTCATCACCATCAATATCACAGAAGGTGACGTTTACACCGTGTCGGATGTGGAGCTTGCCGGCGACCCTGTGGTGACTGAGGAAGAAATTCGCCGCTTGCTGCTGGTGCGCAAGGGACAGACCTTCTCTCAGGTTTTGATGACCACTACTTCCGATTACATTACCAAGCGACTTGGCAATGAGGGCTATACCTTCGCGGAAGTGAACGGTATGCCGGAGGCCAATGAAGAAGATAAAACGGTTAAGGTGACCTTCTTCATCGACCCGGGTAAGCGCGCTTACGTGCGTCGGATTAATTTCCGCGGCAATACCCGCACATCGGATGACGTGTTGCGCCGGGAAATGCGTCAAATGGAATCCGCGTCTGCTTCCTCCGCGCGTATCGAGCAGTCCAAGGTACGACTGGAGCGCCTCGGTTACTTTAAAGAAGTGCAGGTGGAAACCACCGAAGTACCGGGTACTTCCGACCAGATCGATGTTGAATACACCGTAGAAGAGCAGCCGTCCGGCACCATCGGCGGCACCGTGGGTTACGCTCAGGGTAGCGGCCTGGTGCTGGGTGCCAACGTGCAGGAGAACAACTGGCTGGGTACCGGCAAATCCGTCGGCTTTGCGGTCAACACTTCCCGATACCAGTCGGTGGTGAACTTCTCCTACACCGACCCTTACTTCACACCGGATGGCGTAAGCCGCGGTTTCAACGTGTTTTATCAGGAGCGGGATTACTCCGAGATCAACCTGTCCAGCTATAACACCACCACCTACGGTGCGGGCCTGAGCTTCGGTTATCCGATCTCTGAAATCTCCCGTGTTGGCCTGAATATCGGTTTTAACCACCTGGAGCTGAGTACACACAGCAACTCTGTACAGGAAATTATTGCCAGCCCGCGTCCGGATGCCGGTGTCACCGGACAGGTTTCTCAGGATGACCTGGCGGCTATTTCGGAAGAGTTGGCGGAAGCGGTGGATACCGACGTCAACCTCGACCTGAGTATGCCGGTGGATACTTCGCTGCTGAATACGAATCTGAACGGATTTGTGGATCTGTATGGCGATGAGTTCGATACCTGGTCTCTGACGACCTCCTACGCGCGCTCCACCTTGAACCGCGGTATTCTTGCGACCCGAGGCGCGTCTCAGCGCGCCTCTCTGGAGATCGCGCTGCCGGGAGGGGATCTCGAGTACTCCAAATTCATTTATACCGCGCAGTACTTCCGCCCGCTGACCAAAGACCTGACCCTGCGTCTGCGCACTCGCCTGGGCTACGCGGATGGTTACGGCGATACCGAGCAGATGCCGTTCTTTGAAAACTTCTACGGTGGTGGCTTCGGCTCTGTGCGCGGCTTCGAGCGCAACACCCTCGGTCCGCGCTCAACGCCGGCGGAGACCTACAGCCTGGTGAGCTGTGCGGTTGAAGACGGGGTTTACTCCAAGGCCTGTTACGTACTGGATCCGGATACCGGTGAACTGGTTACCCAGTCAACGGGTCGTAGACCACAGCCATTTGGTGGCAATATCCTCGTAGAAGGTAGTGCCGAGGTGATTTTCCCGATTCCGTTCGTGAAAGATCAGCGCTCCATGCAGTCTGCGTTTTTTGTGGATGCGGGTAATGTTTTCAGCACTAGCTGTGGCGTATCTCAGCTCAACTGTTACGATATTGACGCCCGGTACATTAATGTGTCCGCCGGTATCGGCCTGACCTGGATTACCGGCTTTGGTCCGCTGACCTTCAGTCTGTCCAAGGCGCTGGAGCAAAACGAGGACGACGATGTGGAAGTGTTCCAGTTCTCACTGGGTAACAGCTTCTAACTCGCGCAGCGTCACCAGTGGTGATCCAATGCTTCGGCAGTCACCAGGTGAACAGTACAACGATTCAATAATAACGGGCACTCAGAGGAGTGCCGCAACTTACAGAGATACGGAGAATTAACGTGTTCAAACTTGTTAAAACAAGCGCAATCCTGCTGGCAGGCCTTCTGTTTACTGGCGCAGCTGTGGCGCAAACCAAGGTGGCTGTGGTCAACATCCAGGCTGCAATCATGAGCACAGAGAAAGCGACTTCAAAAATCAATGCGCTGAAAACCAGCTCCGAGTACTCGCAGCTGCAAAACAGTGCGGAAGGTATTCGCGCGGAAGTGCAGAAAATGGCTGAAGACGCGCAAAAAAACGGCGTTACCTGGTCTGACGAGCAGAAAGCAGAACAGCAGCGCAAAATGAATTTCAAGCGCTCTGACTTCGAGACCGCGGTGAAAAAGCTGCGCGCAATGGAAGGCCAGGCCGTTCAGGAAATCCAGAAAGACCTGTTGCCGAAAGCCAAGGCGGCCCTGGAAGCAGTGATCAAAGAGAAGAAACTGGACTTGGTACTGGATGCCAATGCGGCAGTTTACGCCGGTACCGGTGCGAACCTGACCGAAGAAGTGGTCAAGCGCCTGAACGCGGCGAAGTAATTTTACGGCAAGTTCCCGCGATTAGAATTCATGACAAAGAGCAAACAGCCAACACTGGCGCAGTTGGCTGAAACGCTGGGCGCGCAGTTGCGCCTGGCGGATGGGGCCGGCGGTGACCAGATCCCGTCTGGCCTGAATACCCTGCAAGACGCCAGTGACAGTGAAATCAGTTTCCTGGCCAGTGCCAATTACCGGCGTTTCCTGGCAGATACCCGCGCCTGTGCGGTACTGGTTACCGAGGATCAGGCCGAGACTTGCCCTGTCACCGCGCTGATCGTATCCAACCCCTACCATGCCTTTGCCGTTGCAACGGCGATTTACGATAACGCACCGCAATATTCTGCGGGTATTGACGCGCTGGCTTCGGTTCATCCGACGGCAGACGTCGATGCCAGTGCCTATATTGGTCCTGGTGCCGTAATCGAGGCGCATACGAAAATTGCGGCGGACGCGATTATCGGTCCGGGTTGTGTGGTCGGTGCCGGTAGTGAAATCGGTGCGCGAACACGCCTGTTTCCGGGAGTGGTTATCTACCACGGTTGTTTTATTGGCGCAGACTGCATCATCCACAGCAACACCATCATCGGCGCAGATGGCTTTGGTTTCGCCCCCAGCCAGGGGCGCTGGACCAAGATCCACCAGCTCGGCGGTGTTGAAATCGCTGATGAAGTGGAAATCGGTGCATGCAGTTGTATCGATCGCGGCGCACTGGGAAATACCCAGATCGGCCGTGGGGTGAAGATCGACAACATGGTGCAAATCGCTCACAATGTGCAAATTGGTGACTACACAGCCATGGCAGCTTGCTCCGCGGTAGCGGGCAGCGCAATCATCGGTAAACACTGCACCATTGCTGGCGGCGCGGGGATCGTTGGTCACGTAACCATCGCCGATCGCAGTCATGTCACTGCCCGTACGTTGGTTACTAAATCTATCGAAGCGGCTGGTTCTTACTCCAGTGGCACACCTTTCTCTGAAAGCCGCTCCTGGCGAAAGAATGCGGTGCGTTACGGGCAGCTGGATCAGATGGCTCGCCGGCTTACTGCGCTCGAAAAGGCGCTAGAGCAGGCGCAGGGCGAAGAGTGACCCGGGGATAGATACCCTTGGATAGATACCCTCGGGGAAAACTGTCCCTGATGGGCGCGATTGCCGCAAGGGCGCGCGCGCCAAAAATTTTTTATTGTTTAAATTCGGGGCGTACGACGCCCCGAAGTGGTTTCTGGGAACAATTTGCCATGATGGACGTACAAGAAATTCGTCAATACTTGCCGCACCGCTATCCTTTTCTTCTGGTTGATCGCGTTGTCGAACTGGAAGAGGGGAAATCAATCACGGGTTACAAGAATATCTCGATCAATGAAGAGGTGTTCAATGGCCACTTCCCCGAGATGCCGATTTTCCCCGGTGTAATGATTGTGGAGGCGCTGGCTCAGGTTTCCGGCATCCTCGGTTTTAAAACTCTGGGGCAGAAGCCGGAAGATGGCTATCTCTACCTATTCGCCGGTATCGACAATGTGCGCTTCAAGCGTCAGGTAGTCCCGGGTGACCGACTGCAGCTGGAGTCGGTGGTGGTGTCCGAGCGTCGCGGTATCTGGAAATTTGCCGGTAAAGCTAGCGTTGATGGGGAACTCGCGGCATCGGCCGATATTCTCTGCGCGGTCAAAAAGATCTGATCCATCACTCAGGCAGAAATGAGTCACAATGATCAGGCTTCATTGTGACCAAATTGTTTTTTATGTTCGTCGGTTGGGGTTAGAGTATCGGCGCCAAAAGCGACGCCGGTACCCGCCTGTAGTGGGCCAAGGGCCGCGGAGCGAAACCCCGAGCCGGTGAGGAGAAAGCCACAGAATGCAGACCAGAATTCACCCGACCGCGATCGTCGATGACTCGGCAACGATTGGTGAAGGGGTGCAAATCGGCCCCTATTCGATCGTGGGCCCGGACGTGGAAATTGGCGACGGCTGTGAAATCGCATCCCACGTGGTGCTCAGTGGGCCCACCAAGCTAGGCAAGAACAACCGCATCTACCAGTTTTCCTCTGTTGGCCAGGATACCCCCGACAAAAAGTACCAGGGGGAGCCTACAACGCTGGTGATTGGCGATAACAATGTGATTCGCGAAGGGGTCACCATCCACCGTGGAACCGTCCAGGATCGCGGTGAAACCACCATTGGCAATGACAATCTGCTGATGGCCTACGCCCATATCGGTCACGACAGTGTCATCGGTAATCACACCATCCTCGTAAACAATGTTGCCCTGGCGGGGCATGTGTATGTGCGCGACTGGGCCATCCTCAGTGGGTATACCCTGGTACACCAGCACTGCACCATTGGCGAGCACGCCTTTACTGGTATGGGCGCGGGCATTGGCAAGGATGTGCCGGCTTATGTCATGGTTGCTGGCAACCCGGCCGAGGCCAAAACCATTAATGCCGAAGGGTTGCGCCGCCGGGGATTTTCCCGTGAAGAAATTGCGCTGATCAACAAGGCCTACAAAATTGTATACCGTCGCGGTCTGACCACAGACGAGGCGCTGGAATCTCTCGCGCAGTTGCGCCAGGAGTCTGCCGTCATTGAGCCCTGGATTGACTCTCTCAAGAACTCCGCACGCGGTATCGTCCGCTAATTGCCGGTAGCGAGGTAACGCTGTGTCAAAGCAGGGATCAGTGCTGCGTGTCGGCATGCTCGCCGGCGAGGCGTCCGGCGATATTCTGGGGGCCGGGCTCATTGCCGCTCTTCAGAAGCGTTTCGATAAAGTCGAGGTAGTCGGCATCGCCGGGCCGCGGATGCAGGCGTTGGGCGCTGAGTCGCTGTTTCCGATGGACCGCCTTTCGGTGATGGGCCTGGTGGAGCCGCTGAAGCGGTTGCCGGAGCTGCTGAAGATTCGCCGTTCCCTGCGGCAATATTTCATTGCCAATCCGCCCGATGTTTTCATCGGCATTGATTCCCCGGATTTCAATCTCGGCCTCGAAGAATCCCTGCGCTCTGAGGGTATCCCTACGGTGCACTATGTCAGCCCTTCCGTGTGGGCCTGGCGCCAGGGGCGAATCAAGAAGATCGCGCGCGCTGTGGATCATATGCTCACGCTGCTGCCATTTGAGGCAGATTTTTATCGGGAACACGAGGTCCCGGTGACTTTTGTAGGGCACCCGCTGGCGGATGAAATACCGCTGGATGTGGATGTGGTCGCCGCCAAACGGGCATTGGGGTTTTCTCCGGACGACGAAGTCGTGGCGTTGCTTCCGGGCAGTCGCGGTGGTGAAGTGCGCTTGCTGGGCCCGCTGTTTTTGCAGGCCGCGCTGTGGTGCTCCCAGCGTCGCGGCAATCTGAAGTTTGTATTGCCGGCGGCCAGTGCCGAGCGCAAAGCGCAGCTGGAGCAACAGTTGTCGCAGTTACCGGGCATCGGGGATTTGCCCCTGACCCTGTTGGATGGCAACTCGCAGCAGGCGCTGGCCGCAGCAGATGCGGTACTGATTGCCTCCGGCACGGCCACCCTTGAAACCATGCTGATGAACAAGCCGATGGTGGTGGCCTACAAAATGGCCGCGCTGTCATATGCGATCTTTTCGCGGATGTTGCACACGCCTTGGGTTTCCCTGCCGAATCTGTTGGCCCAGAAAGAGCTGGTGCCGGAAATACTCCAGGATGACGCTACCCCCGAGGCATTGGGTGCTGCGATATTGAACTACTTCGATGACCCGCTTCTGGGGGACCGATTGCGCAGGGAGTTCAGTGAGCTGCACCAGGAATTGCGACGCGATGCCTCAGAAAAGGCCGCAGATGCAATCTGTAACCTGATTTCCCCTTAATTTTTCGAGCGATTTCTGTTCGCTCTTCCGATAAATATCCGGCCTGTTTCTCGATGAAAACCAAGTCTACTTTGCCTCCTTACGTCAGCCCTTACTCTGGTACTTTGCTCGCCGGTGTGGATGAGGTCGGCCGGGGTCCTCTGGCGGGGGATGTAGTTGCGGCTGCCGTGATACTGGATCCTGAAAACCCGGTGGTGGGCCTGGCCGATTCGAAAAAGCTGACAGAGAAGAAGCGCGAGTTATTGTTTGATGAAATTCGGGAAAAGGCGCTTGCGTTTGCTGTTACCCGCGCAACCGTAGAAGAGATCGACCAGCTCAATATTCTGCACGCCAGTCTGCTGGCCATGAAGCGGGCGGTGGAACAGTTATCCGTGCAGCCGGAATTCGTCCTCGTGGATGGCAACCGCAAGCCCAACTGGCACTATGCCTGCGATACGGTGGTCAAGGGGGATGATCGGGTCGCTGCGATTGCCGCAGCCTCGATTCTTGCCAAGGTCACGCGGGATCGCGAAATGGTCGCGCTGGACAAGGAGTACCCGGGTTACGGCCTCGCGGGGCACAAGGGTTATCCCACAAAGGTGCATATGGAGGCGCTGGAGCGCCTGGGAGCAAGCGATATTCATCGCAAGAGCTTTGGGCCAGTGCGCCGCCAGCTGGAGCTGATCTGACGGCGCTAGGAAAATGTTAAGAAGGCGACCGCGGACGGGCGATGATCAAGCTGTCGCCCCGGTTTAGCTGCCGGCCTTTTTAACCCGGGCGCTGGTGATCATCTTGTCGGACACCTCGACAATCTCGATCAGGTAGTCCTGGATATACAGGCTGATATTGCCTTCGGGGATACTCTCAAGGTGTTCCATGATCAGTCCGTTGAAGGTCTTGGGGCCGTCAGTGGGCAGTTCCCAATGCAGGGTGCGGTTGATTTCCCGAATGGAAGTGCCGCCATCCACCAGGTACCAGCCATCGTCCTGGGCGATGATTTCCTCGTCGTCACTGGGCACCGGGCTCGCGGTGAAATCCCCCACAATCTCTTCCAGCAAGTCTTCCAGGGTTACGATGCCCATGACCTCGCCGTATTCGTCGACCACCAATCCCATACGTCGCTTTTTCTGCTGGAAGTTCATCAGTAGCGTGGGGAGTGGTGTGGCTTCCGGTACGAAGTAAGGTTCGTTCAAATGTGACTTCAGGGTCTCTGCGGTCAGGGTTTCCGGGCCATCGCGGAGTATCTGCGCCGCGCGCCGCAGGTGCAGAATACCGACGACCTGGTTGATGTCACCGCGGTACACCGGCAGGCGGGTGAAGCTGCTTTCAGACAGCTGGTGCAGTATCTGTTCCGCGGAGTTGTCAAGGTCGACACCAATCACTTCATTGCGCGGAATCATGATGTCTTCCACCGTGGCCTGGTCCAGGTCCAGCACATTCAGCAGCATACCTTTGTGCTTGGTGGGGAGCAGGGCACCGGATTCAAACACCACCGAGCGCAACTCTTCCGGGGCAAGGTGTTCGGCCTCGGACTCTTTGCCGGCCTCAACGCCTACAAGGCGTGCCAGCCAGTTGGAGATACTGCCCACCAGCCATACAAAGGGGGAGAGCAGCCACAGCAGTGGTCGCAACACCAGGGTGGCGGGAAAGGCGATTTTTTCCGGGTGCAGTGCGGCGATGGTCTTCGGGGTTACTTCCGCGAAAATCAGAATGACCACGGTCAGGGCGGCGGTGGCATAAAAGACGCCCGCTTCGCCATAGAGCCGGGTAAATACAGCACCGGCGATGACCGACGCGAGAATATTGACCAGGTTGTTGCCGATCAGGATAACGCCGATCAGCTTGTCCGGCCGTGACAGCAGCTCGACCGCGCGCTTGGCGCCGCGGTGGCCGGTCTTGGCCTGGTGGCGCAGGCGATAGCGATTCAGCGCCATCATGCTGGTTTCGGAGCTGGAGAAGAAAGCAGAAATAACTATCAGCAGGCCTATCAGAGCGAAGAGTAGGCCGGGAGGCAGGTCGTTCAAGGGGGAACTCTTTTTATTGGGGTAGGGCGATATTGGAACAGATCGCAAGAGGTCGCAAGTCGGGCGACCTCAGCGTTGCGGGAAAAACACTTCCAGCGCCAGTTTACTGCCGAAAAACGCCAGCATCAGTATGGCAAAGGCCGACAGGGTCCAGCGCACCGCCGTGTTTCCACGCCAGCCCTTTTTCCAGTGTCCCCAAAGCAGGATGCTGTACAGGATCCACGCGAGTATCGACAGTGCGGTTTTGTGTACCAGGTGCTGCGCAAACAGGTCGTCCACAAACAGGGCGCCGGTGACCAGGGAGGCGGTCAGCAGCAGTTGCCCGAAAGCGACAAGCCCAAACAGCAGGCTTTCCATGGTCTGCAGGG
It encodes:
- the lpxB gene encoding lipid-A-disaccharide synthase — protein: MLAGEASGDILGAGLIAALQKRFDKVEVVGIAGPRMQALGAESLFPMDRLSVMGLVEPLKRLPELLKIRRSLRQYFIANPPDVFIGIDSPDFNLGLEESLRSEGIPTVHYVSPSVWAWRQGRIKKIARAVDHMLTLLPFEADFYREHEVPVTFVGHPLADEIPLDVDVVAAKRALGFSPDDEVVALLPGSRGGEVRLLGPLFLQAALWCSQRRGNLKFVLPAASAERKAQLEQQLSQLPGIGDLPLTLLDGNSQQALAAADAVLIASGTATLETMLMNKPMVVAYKMAALSYAIFSRMLHTPWVSLPNLLAQKELVPEILQDDATPEALGAAILNYFDDPLLGDRLRREFSELHQELRRDASEKAADAICNLISP
- the rnhB gene encoding ribonuclease HII; this translates as MKTKSTLPPYVSPYSGTLLAGVDEVGRGPLAGDVVAAAVILDPENPVVGLADSKKLTEKKRELLFDEIREKALAFAVTRATVEEIDQLNILHASLLAMKRAVEQLSVQPEFVLVDGNRKPNWHYACDTVVKGDDRVAAIAAASILAKVTRDREMVALDKEYPGYGLAGHKGYPTKVHMEALERLGASDIHRKSFGPVRRQLELI
- the bamA gene encoding outer membrane protein assembly factor BamA, whose product is MKDFLKAASLGLALPIAAYAQSFVVNDIRVEGLQRVSAGTVFAALPVRVGDQIESVEIQSATRALFRTGYFQDIQIGRESGVLVITVRERPAISKIEITGNKAIKTEDLLKGMNDNGLAEGQIFKRATLEGLAQELQRQYVAQGRYGASVKTEVKELPRNQVELKVVVDEGSVAAIKHINVVGNSAFSDEELGEIFELQTTGWLSWLNSDDKYSREKLTGDLERLESYYLDRGYLEFKIDSTQVSLSPDKQSVFITINITEGDVYTVSDVELAGDPVVTEEEIRRLLLVRKGQTFSQVLMTTTSDYITKRLGNEGYTFAEVNGMPEANEEDKTVKVTFFIDPGKRAYVRRINFRGNTRTSDDVLRREMRQMESASASSARIEQSKVRLERLGYFKEVQVETTEVPGTSDQIDVEYTVEEQPSGTIGGTVGYAQGSGLVLGANVQENNWLGTGKSVGFAVNTSRYQSVVNFSYTDPYFTPDGVSRGFNVFYQERDYSEINLSSYNTTTYGAGLSFGYPISEISRVGLNIGFNHLELSTHSNSVQEIIASPRPDAGVTGQVSQDDLAAISEELAEAVDTDVNLDLSMPVDTSLLNTNLNGFVDLYGDEFDTWSLTTSYARSTLNRGILATRGASQRASLEIALPGGDLEYSKFIYTAQYFRPLTKDLTLRLRTRLGYADGYGDTEQMPFFENFYGGGFGSVRGFERNTLGPRSTPAETYSLVSCAVEDGVYSKACYVLDPDTGELVTQSTGRRPQPFGGNILVEGSAEVIFPIPFVKDQRSMQSAFFVDAGNVFSTSCGVSQLNCYDIDARYINVSAGIGLTWITGFGPLTFSLSKALEQNEDDDVEVFQFSLGNSF
- a CDS encoding HlyC/CorC family transporter codes for the protein MNDLPPGLLFALIGLLIVISAFFSSSETSMMALNRYRLRHQAKTGHRGAKRAVELLSRPDKLIGVILIGNNLVNILASVIAGAVFTRLYGEAGVFYATAALTVVILIFAEVTPKTIAALHPEKIAFPATLVLRPLLWLLSPFVWLVGSISNWLARLVGVEAGKESEAEHLAPEELRSVVFESGALLPTKHKGMLLNVLDLDQATVEDIMIPRNEVIGVDLDNSAEQILHQLSESSFTRLPVYRGDINQVVGILHLRRAAQILRDGPETLTAETLKSHLNEPYFVPEATPLPTLLMNFQQKKRRMGLVVDEYGEVMGIVTLEDLLEEIVGDFTASPVPSDDEEIIAQDDGWYLVDGGTSIREINRTLHWELPTDGPKTFNGLIMEHLESIPEGNISLYIQDYLIEIVEVSDKMITSARVKKAGS
- a CDS encoding OmpH family outer membrane protein, translating into MFKLVKTSAILLAGLLFTGAAVAQTKVAVVNIQAAIMSTEKATSKINALKTSSEYSQLQNSAEGIRAEVQKMAEDAQKNGVTWSDEQKAEQQRKMNFKRSDFETAVKKLRAMEGQAVQEIQKDLLPKAKAALEAVIKEKKLDLVLDANAAVYAGTGANLTEEVVKRLNAAK
- the lpxA gene encoding acyl-ACP--UDP-N-acetylglucosamine O-acyltransferase gives rise to the protein MQTRIHPTAIVDDSATIGEGVQIGPYSIVGPDVEIGDGCEIASHVVLSGPTKLGKNNRIYQFSSVGQDTPDKKYQGEPTTLVIGDNNVIREGVTIHRGTVQDRGETTIGNDNLLMAYAHIGHDSVIGNHTILVNNVALAGHVYVRDWAILSGYTLVHQHCTIGEHAFTGMGAGIGKDVPAYVMVAGNPAEAKTINAEGLRRRGFSREEIALINKAYKIVYRRGLTTDEALESLAQLRQESAVIEPWIDSLKNSARGIVR
- the lpxD gene encoding UDP-3-O-(3-hydroxymyristoyl)glucosamine N-acyltransferase — translated: MTKSKQPTLAQLAETLGAQLRLADGAGGDQIPSGLNTLQDASDSEISFLASANYRRFLADTRACAVLVTEDQAETCPVTALIVSNPYHAFAVATAIYDNAPQYSAGIDALASVHPTADVDASAYIGPGAVIEAHTKIAADAIIGPGCVVGAGSEIGARTRLFPGVVIYHGCFIGADCIIHSNTIIGADGFGFAPSQGRWTKIHQLGGVEIADEVEIGACSCIDRGALGNTQIGRGVKIDNMVQIAHNVQIGDYTAMAACSAVAGSAIIGKHCTIAGGAGIVGHVTIADRSHVTARTLVTKSIEAAGSYSSGTPFSESRSWRKNAVRYGQLDQMARRLTALEKALEQAQGEE
- the fabZ gene encoding 3-hydroxyacyl-ACP dehydratase FabZ; its protein translation is MMDVQEIRQYLPHRYPFLLVDRVVELEEGKSITGYKNISINEEVFNGHFPEMPIFPGVMIVEALAQVSGILGFKTLGQKPEDGYLYLFAGIDNVRFKRQVVPGDRLQLESVVVSERRGIWKFAGKASVDGELAASADILCAVKKI